A region from the Vicia villosa cultivar HV-30 ecotype Madison, WI linkage group LG3, Vvil1.0, whole genome shotgun sequence genome encodes:
- the LOC131654895 gene encoding GDSL esterase/lipase EXL3-like — protein sequence MCTLLLCFILLGGVASYTTHAIKLPPNVSLPAVFAFGDSIMDTGNNNNNMKTLAKCNFPPYGKDFKGGVPTGRFGNGKVPSDFLVEVLGIKELLPAYLDPNIQPNDFITGVCFASGGAGYDPLTSQIASVISLSDQIELFKEYIGKLKGLVGEERANFIIENSIYLVVQGSNDISNTYFLSHVRELQYDIPSYADLMLNAATNFLTEIYKLGARKIGVFSAPPIGCVPFQRTVAGGIERECSEKMNDLCKLFNTKLSKELTSLNHRLTNSRMVYLDVYAPLLDIIVNYQNYGYKVGDKGCCGTGEVEASVLCNQFSTTCENANEYVFWDSFHPTESVYIKLVDSLIRKYMHQFL from the exons ATGTGTACCTTGTTGCTATGTTTCATATTATTGGGAGGAGTTGCTTCTTACACAACTCATGCTATAAAACTTCCACCAAATGTTTCATTACCAGCAGTGTTTGCTTTTGGAGATTCAATCATGGATACaggtaacaacaataataacatgaAAACACTTGCCAAGTGCAATTTTCCTCCATATGGGAAAGATTTCAAAGGAGGTGTCCCAACTGGTCGGTTCGGCAATGGAAAAGTTCCATCAGACTTTCTAG TGGAAGTATTAGGTATTAAGGAACTTCTTCCTGCATATTTAGATCCAAATATCCAACCTAACGATTTCATCACGGGTGTTTGCTTTGCGTCCGGTGGTGCTGGATATGATCCTCTCACATCTCAAATAGCG TCAGTTATATCACTGTCCGATCAAATAGAATTGTTCAAAGAATACATAGGAAAGCTAAAAGGACTCGTTGGAGAGGAAAGAGCAAACTTCATCATAGAAAATAGTATCTACCTTGTTGTTCAAGGAAGCAATGACATTTCCAATACATATTTTTTGAGTCATGTTAGAGAATTACAATACGATATTCCCTCTTACGCTGATCTCATGCTCAACGCAGCTACAAATTTCTTAACG GAAATATATAAACTTGGTGCAAGAAAGATAGGAGTATTTAGTGCTCCACCAATTGGGTGTGTGCCTTTTCAAAGAACAGTTGCTGGAGGAATTGAGAGAGAATGTTCAGAAAAAATGAATGATTTGTGCAAGTTATTTAACACTAAATTATCAAAGGAGTTGACTTCTCTTAACCATAGGTTGACTAATTCAAGGATGGTTTATCTTGATGTTTATGCACCTCTTCTTGACATCATTGTAAATTATCAAAATTATG GTTATAAAGTTGGAGACAAAGGATGTTGTGGAACAGGTGAAGTAGAGGCATCAGTGTTGTGTAATCAATTCTCTACTACGTGTGAAAATGCCAATGAGTATGTTTTTTGGGACAGTTTTCATCCCACAGAGAGTGTCTATATAAAGCTTGTAGATTCTCTGATTAGAAAATATATGCACCAATttctctag